In Cicer arietinum cultivar CDC Frontier isolate Library 1 chromosome 7, Cicar.CDCFrontier_v2.0, whole genome shotgun sequence, a single window of DNA contains:
- the LOC101515714 gene encoding proline-rich receptor-like protein kinase PERK13 has translation MAPNLTNNINNDSFSYSPPILHFNNSTKQSAKENHDKDAAPPPNSGPLESSPSDSPPPPPPRQPKTPPPPKVSPPLQSPPPPPPPPPPPPPPPPPRSSPPPPSPPPNSSPPPPSSPSPSPPPISPPPPQLPPPPLHKANSSSPPPNFPRKQPPRPQFRSPPPPKRSSSSPSSNDSPHRAMHAKSRGSSSPGSSPGEIVGYTLAGVFAVALVVAAIIFAFRRKKTRGDLYGVPYMPPPINNYHLKSGADGHYYVQHHSFNNIYGNGNIGGGSMKHSVGGPLDMAQPKSAQIVFSYEMVMEITNAFSSQNVIGQGGFGCVYKGWLPDGKEVAVKQLKAGSGQGDREFRAEVEIISRVHHRHLVSLVGYCISEEQRVLIYEFVPNGNLHHHLHGNGVPVLDWTKRLKIAIGAAKGLAYLHEDCSQKIIHRDIKSANILLDDAFEAQVADFGLARLADAANTHVSTRVMGTFGYMAPEYATSGKLTDRSDVFSFGVVLLELVTGRKPVDETQPLGDESLVEWARQLLIHAFETRDFRELVDPRLENHYVESEMFRMIEAAAACVRHSAPKRPRMSQVVRALDRGDEISDLSNGVRYGQSTVYDSGQYDKDIMLFRRMGNGSFGDSDFDIYSQEYNLSRETSRSKHAWMHSSSSGESESKAFNKRRGSAE, from the exons ATGGCTCCAAATCTCACCAATAATATAAACAACGATTCTTTTTCTTATTCTCCTCCAATTTTACATTTCAATAATTCTACTAAACAATCAGCCAAAGAAAATCATGATAAAGATGCAGCTCCACCACCGAACTCCGGTCCACTGGAAAGCTCTCCGTCAGACTCGCCGCCGCCGCCTCCTCCACGGCAGCCGAAGACTCCGCCGCCACCGAAAGTTTCACCGCCGTTACAATCACCACCACCTCCACCGCCTCCACCACCTCCGCCACCGCCGCCTCCACCACCAAGATCATCACCACCACCGCCTTCTCCACCGCCAAACTCATCGCCTCCACCACCTTCATCACCATCACCATCTCCACCACCAATTTCCCCTCCACCGCCGCAACTGCCGCCGCCACCATTGCACAAAGCAAATTCTTCTTCACCTCCTCCTAATTTTCCACGTAAACAACCACCTCGGCCGCAGTTTCGGTCTCCGCCACCACCTAAGAGGTCTTCTTCATCTCCATCCTCGAATGATTCGCCACATAGAGCTATGCATGCAAAATCAAGAGGTTCTTCTTCGCCTGGATCCTCACCCGGCGAAATAGTAGGATATACCCTCGCCGGAGTTTTTGCTGTTGCCTTAGTTGTCGCAGCTATTATTTTCGCGTTTAGAAGGAAGAAAACGAGAGGGGATTTGTATGGTGTACCCTATATGCCACCCCCGATTAATAACTATCACCTTAAATCAG GTGCTGATGGACATTACTATGTACAGCACCATTCCTTTAATAACATTTATGGCAATGGCAACATTGGAGGAGGCAGCATGAAGCATTCAGTAGGAGGACCTTTAGATATGGCGCAGCCCAAGAGTGCACAGATAGTTTTTAGTTATGAAATGGTAATGGAAATAACCAATGCATTTTCTAGTCAAAATGTGATAGGGCAAGGAGGATTTGGGTGTGTTTACAAGGGTTGGCTACCAGACGGAAAAGAAGTGGCGGTCAAGCAACTTAAGGCCGGTAGTGGGCAGGGAGATAGGGAATTCAGAGCTGAAGTAGAGATCATTAGCCGTGTTCATCATCGTCATTTGGTATCATTGGTTGGTTATTGCATATCTGAGGAACAAAGAGTGCTTATCTACGAGTTCGTTCCTAATGGAAATCTCCATCATCACTTGCATG GAAATGGAGTACCAGTGTTAGATTGGACCAAGAGGCTGAAGATAGCTATTGGTGCTGCAAAGGGCCTGGCATATTTGCATGAGGACT GCAGCCAAAAGATTATTCACAGAGATATTAAGTCAGCCAACATACTTTTGGATGATGCTTTTGAGGCACAG GTTGCAGATTTTGGACTTGCAAGGCTAGCTGATGCTGCCAATACTCATGTATCAACCAGGGTTATGGGTACCTTTGG TTACATGGCTCCTGAATATGCAACAAGTGGAAAATTAACGGATAGATCAGATGTCTTCTCATTTGGGGTTGTCCTCCTTGAGCTTGTAACTGGAAGGAAACCGGTTGATGAAACTCAACCTTTGGGAGATGAGAGTTTGGTTGAGTGG GCTCGTCAACTACTTATCCATGCATTTGAGACACGTGATTTTAGAGAACTAGTAGACCCAAGGCTAGAAAATCATTATGTGGAGAGTGAAATGTTCAGAATGATAGAGGCAGCTGCAGCTTGTGTTCGCCACTCAGCTCCTAAAAGGCCTCGTATGTCTCAG GTAGTAAGAGCTTTAGACAGAGGAGATGAAATATCTGATTTATCAAATGGAGTAAGATATGGTCAAAGCACTGTTTATGATTCAGGTCAATATGACAAAGACATAATGCTATTCAGGAGGATGGGAAATGGAAGCTTTGGTGATTCTGATTTTGATATATACAGTCAAGAATACAATCTTTCAAGAGAGACATCTAGATCAAAGCATGCATGGATGCACAGTAGTTCTAGCGGTGAGTCGGAATCTAAAGCTTTCAACAAACGTAGGGGAAGTGCTGAATGA
- the LOC101515167 gene encoding transcription factor bHLH90 isoform X2: MSGMRVVEWLRPLVETKAWDYVVVWKYGNDPTRFIEWMGCCCGGGNIEHVKFEEKMDDEQYNLGPICRDTLFYHPVRTKSCEALAKFPFSISLYSSVHGEVAISQQPRWLIQQIPKDINMMEFISAHFCVSINQEAISEQSYTNRNFNDHYTLTPSIEGLSSGSNPSTEHSKGEDKEKLVREPQKEVYHAKNLVTERNRRKRINKGLFTLRSLVPNITKMDRAAILEDAIEYIKELQKQEIKLQEEVKALEVEDCEKNTLQLRVKTEKEQAKGTRSLPLIELNQSSSDSTRKTKMKLQVEVNHIGGTEFLIKLCCEQKKGGFSRLMEAIHSFGLHVVHANMITFDGIVSNNLMVEATEQDIHPMKLREYLIQQTG; encoded by the exons ATGAGTGGTATGAGAGTTGTTGAATGGCTTAGACCCCTTGTTGAGACCAAAGCTTGGGATTATGTTGTTGTTTGGAAATATGGAAATGATCCAACTAG gTTTATTGAGTGGATGGGTTGTTGTTGTGGTGGTGGAAACATTGAGCATGTGAAGTTTGAAGAGAAAATGGATGATGAACAATACAACTTGGGTCCCATTTGTAGGGATACCCTATTTTATCATCCAGTTAGAACTAAGAGTTGTGAGGCTCTTGCTAAGTTTCCTTTTTCAATATCTCTCTATTCTAG TGTTCATGGAGAGGTTGCAATATCACAACAACCAAGATGGCTTATCCAGCAG ATCCCAAAAGATATAAATATGATGGAGTTCATATCAGCACACTTTTGTGTCTCTATAAACCAAGAAGCAATATCTGAACAAAGCTACACCAACAGGAACTTCAATGACCATTACACTTTAACTCCTAGCATTGAAGGACTCTCTAGTGGGTCTAATCCTTCAACTGAACACTCAAAAGGGGAAGATAAAGAAAAACTTGTTAGGGAGCCTCAGAAGGAAGTTTATCATGCTAAAAATCTTGTCACAGAGAGGAATAGGAGGAAAAGAATCAATAAAGGGCTTTTTACTCTAAGGTCTCTAGTCCCAAATATAACCAAG ATGGATAGAGCAGCAATTCTAGAAGATGCAATTGAATATATAAAGGAGTTGCAGAAGCAAGAGATAAAGCTTCAAGAAGAGGTCAAGGCTTTGGAAGTTGAGGACTGTGAGAAGAACACACTACAATTGAGAgtgaaaacagaaaaagaaCAAGCAAAAGGAACCAGAAGCTTACCTCTCATTGAGCTTAATCAAAGTTCTTCTGATTCCACTAGAAAGACAAAGATGAAG TTGCAAGTAGAAGTGAATCACATTGGTGGAACAGAATTCTTGATTAAGTTGTGCTGTGAGCAGAAGAAAGGTGGGTTTTCAAGATTGATGGAAGCTATACATTCATTTGGGCTTCATGTGGTACATGCAAACATGATCACATTTGATGGCATAGTATCAAACAATCTGATGGTTGAG GCAACTGAACAGGATATTCACCCTATGAAACTCAGAGAGTATTTGATACAGCAAACAGGTTAA
- the LOC101515167 gene encoding transcription factor bHLH90 isoform X1, translated as MSGMRVVEWLRPLVETKAWDYVVVWKYGNDPTRFIEWMGCCCGGGNIEHVKFEEKMDDEQYNLGPICRDTLFYHPVRTKSCEALAKFPFSISLYSSVHGEVAISQQPRWLIQQDSIGTQVLIPIFGGLVELFTANLIPKDINMMEFISAHFCVSINQEAISEQSYTNRNFNDHYTLTPSIEGLSSGSNPSTEHSKGEDKEKLVREPQKEVYHAKNLVTERNRRKRINKGLFTLRSLVPNITKMDRAAILEDAIEYIKELQKQEIKLQEEVKALEVEDCEKNTLQLRVKTEKEQAKGTRSLPLIELNQSSSDSTRKTKMKLQVEVNHIGGTEFLIKLCCEQKKGGFSRLMEAIHSFGLHVVHANMITFDGIVSNNLMVEATEQDIHPMKLREYLIQQTG; from the exons ATGAGTGGTATGAGAGTTGTTGAATGGCTTAGACCCCTTGTTGAGACCAAAGCTTGGGATTATGTTGTTGTTTGGAAATATGGAAATGATCCAACTAG gTTTATTGAGTGGATGGGTTGTTGTTGTGGTGGTGGAAACATTGAGCATGTGAAGTTTGAAGAGAAAATGGATGATGAACAATACAACTTGGGTCCCATTTGTAGGGATACCCTATTTTATCATCCAGTTAGAACTAAGAGTTGTGAGGCTCTTGCTAAGTTTCCTTTTTCAATATCTCTCTATTCTAG TGTTCATGGAGAGGTTGCAATATCACAACAACCAAGATGGCTTATCCAGCAG GACTCAATTGGAACTCAAGTTTTGATCCCTATTTTTGGGGGTCTTGTTGAGCTCTTCACTGCAAACCTG ATCCCAAAAGATATAAATATGATGGAGTTCATATCAGCACACTTTTGTGTCTCTATAAACCAAGAAGCAATATCTGAACAAAGCTACACCAACAGGAACTTCAATGACCATTACACTTTAACTCCTAGCATTGAAGGACTCTCTAGTGGGTCTAATCCTTCAACTGAACACTCAAAAGGGGAAGATAAAGAAAAACTTGTTAGGGAGCCTCAGAAGGAAGTTTATCATGCTAAAAATCTTGTCACAGAGAGGAATAGGAGGAAAAGAATCAATAAAGGGCTTTTTACTCTAAGGTCTCTAGTCCCAAATATAACCAAG ATGGATAGAGCAGCAATTCTAGAAGATGCAATTGAATATATAAAGGAGTTGCAGAAGCAAGAGATAAAGCTTCAAGAAGAGGTCAAGGCTTTGGAAGTTGAGGACTGTGAGAAGAACACACTACAATTGAGAgtgaaaacagaaaaagaaCAAGCAAAAGGAACCAGAAGCTTACCTCTCATTGAGCTTAATCAAAGTTCTTCTGATTCCACTAGAAAGACAAAGATGAAG TTGCAAGTAGAAGTGAATCACATTGGTGGAACAGAATTCTTGATTAAGTTGTGCTGTGAGCAGAAGAAAGGTGGGTTTTCAAGATTGATGGAAGCTATACATTCATTTGGGCTTCATGTGGTACATGCAAACATGATCACATTTGATGGCATAGTATCAAACAATCTGATGGTTGAG GCAACTGAACAGGATATTCACCCTATGAAACTCAGAGAGTATTTGATACAGCAAACAGGTTAA